A window of Leclercia adecarboxylata contains these coding sequences:
- a CDS encoding topoisomerase II: MMKKGLRIAIAVVVGMVAAGWFYRDNAPSTEQQLDTALSSMPVWQVIKEQEPAFRKQVQDEMLALQKAGKNEQQIIDTLQPKILKLQMARLQTAPDANVVAYMKLNMEQTAAMQKVSDDSCFRFLYPDVKGGVNPMRLLDKELMQRRMQADVDMMRAAVGPDKHTVTPQEIKQAETDVVPIVQKLTTKYGDDIELLQAPQKGKGKEKQSCDLVQDLWNNVLALPEPNAAGLIRYAVSDL, translated from the coding sequence ATGATGAAAAAGGGTTTACGTATCGCCATCGCCGTGGTGGTGGGGATGGTGGCAGCAGGCTGGTTTTATCGCGACAACGCGCCCAGCACCGAACAGCAGCTGGATACCGCGCTGAGCAGCATGCCGGTGTGGCAGGTTATCAAGGAGCAGGAGCCGGCGTTCCGCAAGCAGGTGCAGGACGAGATGCTGGCCCTGCAAAAAGCGGGTAAAAACGAACAGCAGATTATCGACACCCTGCAGCCAAAGATTCTGAAGCTGCAGATGGCGCGCCTGCAAACCGCCCCGGACGCCAACGTGGTGGCCTATATGAAGCTCAACATGGAGCAGACCGCCGCCATGCAGAAGGTGAGCGATGACAGCTGCTTCCGCTTCCTGTACCCGGATGTGAAGGGGGGCGTTAACCCGATGCGTCTGCTGGATAAAGAGCTGATGCAGCGCCGCATGCAGGCCGACGTCGACATGATGCGTGCCGCCGTCGGGCCGGATAAACACACCGTGACGCCGCAGGAGATCAAGCAGGCCGAAACCGATGTGGTGCCGATTGTCCAGAAGCTGACGACGAAGTACGGGGACGATATCGAGCTACTGCAGGCCCCGCAAAAAGGGAAGGGCAAAGAGAAGCAGAGCTGCGACCTGGTGCAGGATCTGTGGAACAACGTGCTGGCCCTGCCGGAACCGAACGCCGCCGGGCTGATACGCTATGCGGTGTCGGACCTGTAA